The proteins below come from a single Oryzomicrobium terrae genomic window:
- a CDS encoding branched-chain amino acid ABC transporter permease yields the protein MDIFIQQIINGLVLGSIYALVALGYTMVYGILGLINFAHGEVVMLGALTAYSTITGLLGLGVPLPLAALAGLAVAALLCMAVGYTVERVAYRPLRGAPRLAPLITAIGVSIVLQNGAMMVWGRNYHAFPNLVPERQYDVFGATITLLQVLTVLLAALTMAGLMLLVLRTRLGRAMRATAENPAIAQLMGVDVNRIVSLTFVLGSALAALAGLMVSANYSIAHYYMGFILGLKAFTAAVLGGIGNLAGAMVGGILLGLIESLGAGYIGDLTGGFFGSNYQDVFAFFVLIAVLVFRPSGLVGEKVAERA from the coding sequence ATGGACATCTTCATCCAGCAGATCATCAACGGGCTGGTCCTGGGTAGCATCTACGCCCTGGTCGCCCTGGGCTACACCATGGTCTACGGCATCCTCGGCCTGATCAACTTCGCCCACGGCGAGGTGGTCATGCTCGGCGCCCTGACCGCCTATTCGACCATCACCGGCCTGCTCGGCCTGGGGGTTCCCCTGCCCCTGGCGGCCCTGGCCGGCCTGGCCGTTGCCGCCCTGCTGTGCATGGCGGTGGGCTACACCGTCGAGCGCGTCGCCTATCGCCCCCTGCGCGGCGCGCCCCGGCTGGCGCCGCTGATCACCGCCATCGGCGTGTCGATCGTGCTGCAAAACGGCGCCATGATGGTCTGGGGACGCAACTACCACGCCTTTCCCAACCTGGTGCCGGAACGCCAGTACGACGTCTTCGGCGCCACCATCACCCTGCTCCAGGTGCTCACCGTGCTGCTCGCCGCCCTGACCATGGCCGGCCTGATGCTGCTGGTGTTGCGCACCCGCCTCGGCCGGGCGATGCGCGCCACCGCCGAGAATCCGGCCATCGCCCAACTGATGGGAGTGGACGTGAACCGCATCGTCTCCCTGACCTTCGTCCTCGGCTCGGCCCTGGCGGCCCTGGCCGGGCTGATGGTCAGCGCCAACTACTCGATCGCCCACTACTACATGGGCTTCATCCTCGGGCTGAAGGCCTTCACCGCGGCCGTGCTGGGGGGCATCGGCAACCTGGCCGGAGCCATGGTCGGCGGCATCCTGCTCGGTCTGATCGAATCCCTGGGGGCCGGCTACATCGGCGACCTGACCGGCGGTTTCTTCGGCTCCAACTATCAGGACGTGTTCGCCTTCTTCGTCCTCATCGCCGTGCTGGTCTTCCGCCCCTCGGGCCTGGTCGGCGAAAAAGTCGCGGAGCGGGCGTGA
- a CDS encoding branched-chain amino acid ABC transporter substrate-binding protein yields MTKTCPARPAYPHPLASAAPLALLIAAALAGCGNKEEPKPAATPATAPAVAPTITVRIGHVGPLTGPQAHLGKDNEDGALLAIDDLNAQGIEIGGAKAKFELLSEDDQADPKQGTIVAQKLVDAKVNGIVGHLNSGTTIPASKIYFDAGIPQVSGSATNPKYTQQGFNTAFRVMTNDVQQGLVLGEYGVKKLGAKKIALVDDRTAYGQGLADEVEKSIKANGGEVVAREFTNDKATDFKAILTKIKSKKPDLIVYAGMDAQAGPLMKQLRELGIKSNFLTGDGGCTPEFMKLAGEAAEGQMCSLPGVPLDKMPGGPAFVNKFKVKFNTDIQLYAPYVYDATMVLADAMKRAGSADPAKYLPEVAKTDYQGVTARIAFDAKGDLKSGPISLYKYAGGKLQFVETVGGGAGGSGGDAPVPAKGDGQK; encoded by the coding sequence ATGACCAAGACTTGCCCTGCCCGCCCGGCCTATCCCCATCCTCTTGCCAGTGCGGCGCCCCTGGCCCTGCTGATCGCCGCCGCCCTGGCCGGCTGCGGCAACAAGGAAGAGCCCAAACCGGCGGCCACCCCCGCCACGGCCCCGGCCGTCGCACCGACGATCACCGTGCGCATCGGCCACGTCGGCCCCCTCACCGGACCCCAGGCCCACCTGGGCAAGGACAACGAGGACGGCGCCCTGCTCGCCATCGACGACCTTAACGCCCAGGGCATCGAAATCGGCGGCGCCAAGGCCAAGTTCGAACTGCTCTCCGAGGACGACCAGGCCGATCCCAAGCAGGGCACCATCGTTGCCCAGAAGCTGGTGGACGCCAAGGTGAACGGCATCGTCGGCCACCTCAACTCCGGCACCACCATCCCGGCGTCGAAAATCTACTTCGACGCCGGCATTCCCCAGGTGTCCGGCTCGGCCACCAACCCCAAGTACACCCAGCAGGGCTTCAACACCGCCTTCCGCGTCATGACCAACGACGTGCAGCAGGGCCTGGTGCTGGGCGAGTATGGCGTGAAGAAACTGGGAGCGAAGAAGATCGCCCTGGTGGACGACCGCACCGCCTACGGCCAGGGCCTGGCCGACGAGGTCGAGAAGTCGATCAAGGCCAACGGCGGCGAGGTGGTGGCCCGGGAATTCACCAACGACAAGGCCACCGACTTCAAGGCCATCCTGACCAAGATCAAGTCGAAAAAGCCCGACCTGATCGTTTATGCCGGCATGGACGCCCAGGCCGGGCCCCTGATGAAGCAGCTGCGTGAACTGGGCATCAAGTCCAACTTCCTCACCGGCGACGGCGGCTGCACCCCCGAATTCATGAAACTGGCCGGCGAGGCCGCCGAGGGCCAGATGTGCTCCCTGCCTGGGGTGCCCCTGGACAAGATGCCCGGCGGGCCGGCCTTCGTGAACAAGTTCAAGGTCAAGTTCAACACCGACATCCAGCTCTACGCGCCCTACGTCTACGACGCCACCATGGTGCTGGCCGACGCCATGAAGCGCGCCGGCTCGGCGGACCCGGCCAAGTACCTGCCGGAGGTGGCCAAGACCGATTACCAGGGCGTTACTGCCCGCATCGCCTTCGACGCCAAGGGCGACCTGAAGAGCGGCCCCATCTCGCTCTACAAGTACGCCGGCGGCAAGCTGCAATTCGTCGAGACCGTGGGCGGCGGCGCCGGTGGCTCCGGCGGCGATGCCCCTGTCCCGGCCAAGGGCGACGGGCAAAAATAA
- a CDS encoding c-type cytochrome, producing the protein MKAILSLLAVAGLLSAGVAQADEALAKSKGCLACHAVDKKLVGPSYKDVAKKYAGDKTAEAKLVEKVKKGGSGVWGPVPMPPNAAVSDDDLHKLVKWILSQK; encoded by the coding sequence ATGAAAGCAATCCTGTCCCTCCTGGCCGTTGCCGGTCTGCTGTCTGCCGGTGTCGCCCAGGCTGATGAAGCCCTGGCCAAGTCCAAGGGCTGTCTGGCCTGCCACGCCGTCGACAAGAAGCTCGTCGGCCCGTCCTACAAGGATGTTGCCAAGAAGTACGCCGGCGACAAGACCGCCGAAGCCAAGCTGGTCGAGAAGGTCAAGAAGGGCGGTTCCGGCGTTTGGGGCCCCGTCCCGATGCCCCCCAACGCCGCTGTCAGCGACGACGATCTGCACAAGCTGGTGAAGTGGATCCTGTCCCAGAAGTGA
- a CDS encoding protein adenylyltransferase SelO gives MPQMRFAFDNSYARDLSGFYVPWQPQPVPKPLLLFFNPTLAEELGLEPTPGDGDVLAAVFSGNTIPEGAAPIAQAYAGHQFGGFSPQLGDGRALLLGEVIDRHGVRRDIAFKGSGRTPFSRRGDGKAAVGPMLREVLIGEAMHALGIATTRALAVVATGEAVAREIPLPGAVLTRVAASHLRVGTFEFFAARGEQARVRQLADYAIARHYPALLGREAPYLAFLRAVIERQAALVAQWMGVGFIHGVMNTDNMSIPGETIDYGPCAFMEAYDPGTVFSSIDEYGRYAYANQPSIAQWNLARLAETLVPLLADDPEQGVALATEAVNAFAEDYRHHWLAVMRAKLGLAGPGDAGGDERDTALVADWLQLLHHDRVDFTWAWRRLADAAQGQLSPLRTLFADQAALDAWLIRWQSRCAAEDDRGAVAEPGGAARVRAQRMRRVNPWLIPRNHRVEEALAAASDRGDLQPFEQLLAVLQRPYDEQSGAVHLAEPAAPSFTAGYRTFCGT, from the coding sequence ATGCCGCAGATGCGCTTTGCCTTTGATAACAGCTATGCCCGCGACCTCAGCGGGTTTTATGTGCCCTGGCAGCCCCAGCCCGTGCCGAAACCCCTGTTGCTGTTTTTCAATCCGACGCTGGCGGAGGAGTTGGGGCTGGAGCCGACGCCCGGCGATGGCGATGTCCTGGCCGCCGTTTTCTCCGGCAACACGATTCCGGAAGGGGCCGCACCGATTGCTCAGGCCTATGCCGGCCACCAGTTCGGCGGCTTCTCGCCGCAACTTGGCGACGGCCGGGCGCTGTTGCTCGGTGAAGTCATCGACCGCCACGGTGTGCGCCGCGACATTGCCTTCAAGGGCTCAGGCCGCACGCCCTTTTCGCGCCGCGGCGACGGCAAGGCCGCAGTCGGCCCGATGTTGCGCGAAGTGTTGATCGGTGAGGCGATGCACGCCCTGGGGATCGCCACGACGCGCGCCCTGGCCGTTGTTGCCACCGGGGAGGCCGTCGCCCGGGAGATTCCCTTGCCCGGGGCGGTGCTGACCCGGGTGGCTGCCAGCCACCTCCGGGTCGGCACCTTCGAGTTCTTTGCCGCACGGGGCGAGCAAGCGCGCGTACGTCAGCTGGCCGACTATGCCATTGCCCGCCACTATCCGGCGCTGCTGGGGCGGGAGGCGCCCTATCTGGCGTTCCTGCGGGCCGTCATCGAGCGGCAGGCCGCGCTGGTGGCGCAATGGATGGGAGTGGGCTTCATCCATGGGGTGATGAACACCGACAACATGAGCATCCCCGGGGAAACCATCGATTACGGTCCCTGCGCCTTCATGGAAGCCTACGATCCCGGGACAGTATTCAGTTCGATCGATGAGTACGGGCGGTACGCCTACGCCAATCAACCCAGCATCGCCCAGTGGAACCTGGCCCGCCTGGCAGAAACCCTGGTCCCGCTGCTGGCGGATGATCCGGAGCAGGGCGTGGCCCTGGCTACCGAGGCGGTCAACGCCTTTGCCGAGGACTACCGGCACCACTGGTTGGCGGTCATGCGGGCCAAGCTGGGGCTGGCGGGGCCGGGGGATGCAGGGGGGGACGAACGCGATACGGCCCTGGTGGCCGACTGGCTGCAGCTGCTGCACCATGACCGGGTCGATTTCACCTGGGCCTGGCGGCGCCTGGCGGATGCGGCGCAAGGGCAGTTGTCGCCCCTGCGCACGCTGTTTGCCGATCAAGCGGCGCTGGATGCCTGGCTGATCCGTTGGCAGAGCCGCTGCGCCGCCGAGGATGACCGCGGCGCGGTAGCGGAGCCGGGCGGCGCCGCCCGGGTGCGGGCGCAACGGATGCGCCGGGTCAATCCCTGGTTGATTCCACGTAACCATCGGGTCGAGGAGGCCCTTGCCGCCGCCTCGGATCGCGGTGATCTGCAGCCCTTTGAGCAGCTACTGGCGGTGCTGCAACGGCCCTACGACGAGCAGTCCGGTGCCGTCCACCTTGCCGAGCCGGCGGCACCGTCCTTTACGGCGGGATACCGCACCTTCTGCGGCACCTGA
- a CDS encoding c-type cytochrome produces MFPRLTGGSGRQRPRGLLTTVLVSLTLFGPLTALAQGEKTIDLVKAWEADAAKKAAAINAGKKASFFCANCHGEDGNSRYPEVPNLAGQNSAYLVEQIRKFGSGERKDDFMQGLIKVLNDEQKAQIALFYADAKVSPIKAGAVGDINRGKALFSRVCTGCHGPEAKGNETIPRLAGQQGEYLKKSLLRYRNKSGERLYAPMSAVTAQLNDNDVEAVVAFLSALKY; encoded by the coding sequence ATGTTTCCTCGGCTTACCGGAGGATCCGGCCGGCAACGCCCGCGTGGCCTGCTGACCACCGTGCTGGTGTCACTGACCCTGTTCGGGCCGCTCACAGCGCTCGCCCAGGGCGAAAAGACCATCGACCTGGTCAAGGCCTGGGAAGCGGATGCCGCCAAGAAGGCCGCCGCGATCAACGCCGGCAAGAAGGCATCGTTCTTCTGTGCCAACTGCCACGGGGAAGATGGCAACAGCCGCTACCCGGAAGTTCCCAACCTGGCCGGACAAAATTCGGCCTACCTGGTGGAACAGATCCGCAAATTCGGTTCCGGCGAACGCAAGGACGACTTCATGCAGGGCCTGATCAAGGTGCTCAACGACGAGCAGAAAGCCCAGATCGCCCTCTTCTACGCCGACGCCAAGGTCAGCCCGATCAAGGCCGGCGCGGTAGGCGACATCAATCGCGGCAAGGCCCTCTTCTCCCGGGTGTGTACCGGCTGTCACGGCCCCGAAGCCAAGGGCAACGAAACCATCCCGCGCCTGGCCGGACAGCAGGGCGAATACCTGAAGAAGTCGCTGCTGCGCTACCGCAACAAGAGCGGCGAACGGCTCTACGCGCCGATGAGCGCGGTGACCGCCCAGCTGAACGACAACGACGTGGA